GAGGCGGCACCGCGACCCCCATCGCCCAGTGATTCACCCATCCTCGCCTGGCCCGGTTGGACCCAGGTCTACACCCACCGGCGGGAGGCGGTCAGCCCCCTGCACCTAAGGCTGGGAGAGCGCTTTCCCGCAGCCGAAGGCCTGCAATGGGTTACTGGCCCCGATCTTCCTGCCCTGCCCCTGGGCAAACGCGATCAGCGGTTGCGGGACCTGCTGGAGACCCCAGGCCAAGTGCCATTGGAGATCCCCGATGTGGAGTTGATCCTGAGGCCATTCCGCACCACCAACACCTGAGTGATCGACTGAACCGGCGGATCAACCTCGAAGGGTATGATGGCGGCGATGATGACATTTTATTAACTACACTTAAAACAAAAACTTAAATGCAAATCATCAATCAGATTGCCTGCCCATGCCTCTTCCTTGAGCGCCCAGGTACAGGCTCACCGCCAGGACACCCAAACGCCAAGAATGGCGAAAAAGTCGCCTTCTGGTTTTCTTCGCGCCTTCGAGTCTCGGTGGTGAACCTTATCTTAATAAATTCAGATCCGGCCCTCAGAGCCCCAGATCGCTCAGTTCCTGCTGGGCGGTGCGGGCCTCGGCGCTGCCTGAGAAGCCGTCCACCAGCTCCCGGAAGGCCTTCACAGCCGCAGGCTTCAGGCCCAGCTTGAGCAGGCACTGGGCCCGCTTCAACTTGGCGGGTAGGAACTGGGGCGAGGCCGCGTGCTCCTTGATGATCCGATCAAAGGCCAACTGGGCCTTGTCGAAGGCGCGCAGGTTGTAGTGACAGAGACCCAGGAAGAACAGGGCGTCCGGCCGCTTGGGACTCTGCGGATAGGTCGTGAGGAAGTGATCCAGGCCTTCGGAAGCCAGTGGGTAGTTGCCGCGGTTGTAGTCCAGCACCGCAGCATTGAAGGCTCGCTCATCTTCCGCAGCGGCTGCGGCAACGGCCGGCTGCGCATCGATGGATGGCCGGGTTCCGGCCTTGGGAAGGCTGGTGAGGCGGTTGTTCATGACGCGGGTGGTCTCCTGCACCTGCCTCAAGCTCTCCTGCAGATCGGCCTGGAAGCGGCGGTCCTGGCCCCGGGCTTCCGCGGCGGCCTGCTGATCGGCCTGGGCCTTCTTGTTGCCCTCTTCCACCACCTGGCGGAGCTTGAAGACCTCCACCTTGAGGTCACCCACTTCCTGCTCAACCCGGCGCAGCTGGTCTTCGGAACCGCAGCCCACGGTCAACACAGCGGCCAGGGTGGTGAGGGCGGGAAGCATCATCGTGCGGGCGCTCATGCAGACTCCACAGCAGTGCTTCTTATCCTAAACGAAAAGCGGGGGCCTTCGCCCCCGCTTCGCGTGATTCCGTGCAGACTACTTGAGCTTGAATTCGCCGCGGCGGTTCTGGCTCCAGCAGGCTTCCTTCGCTTCCGTGCAGACGGGCTTTTCCTTGCCATAGCTGATGGTGGTGAAGCGGGCTTCGTCCACACCCAGAGTCTTCAGGTAAGCCAGGGCAGCGGCGGCGCGCTTGTTGCCGAGGGCGAGGTTGTACTCGTTGGTGCCGCGCTCATCGCAGTGACCTTCGATCTCAACCTTGGCGGCGGGGAAAGCCTTCATGAAGTCGGCGATGCCCTGCAGGATGGCGCGATCCTTTTCCTTGATCTCGGACTTGTCGTAGTCGAAGTGGATGGTGAGCAGGGCCTTGGCAGCGGCAGCCTTGAAGGCAGCGGCCTTCTCGGCCTCGGCGGCCTTGCGGGCAGCTTCCTCAGCGGCGGCGCGATCAGCGGCGGCCTTCGCGTCGGCAGCGGCCTTCGCATCGGCAGCAGCCTTCTCGGCGGCGGCCTTGTCAGCGGCTTCCTTGTCGGCCTTGGCCTTGTCCCAGCCATCGAACCAGCCCTGGGCCTTGTGCGGGTTGTCCTTGTCGTTCACATAGGGATTCGTTTCGCGACCCTTGCCGTCCTTGAACGCCTGGACGCCCTCATTGAAGGCGGCCTGCGTCTCCTGCTTGATCTGCTCAGCCGTCTTGGGGGGCTTGCAGGCCAGGCTGCCAAGGGTGAGCACAATGGCCGCAGGGACGAGGTAGGTTCCGTATCGCATGGGATGATTCCTCCTGGATGTACCTGAGTATAGATGGACGGCGCTCAGGGAATCGCCATTAATTTCAACGTCCGCGGATCCAGCGCGGACTCTGGCAGCCCGGAAGCTCCGTCAAACGGCGGATCTGGCGGCCTGAAAGATCGGTGGTGAACAGCTGCAGCGGGCCGAACCGGTTGCTCGTAAACACAAGCAGACGCTCATCCGGAGACCAGGCCGGGGACTCCGAGGTACTCACCCCGGTGGTGATCTGGTAGGCCTTTCCCTCTCCCAGCTTGTAGACAAAAAGATCAAACTTCCCTTCAAATCGGGAGACATAGGCGATCATGGCGCCGTTGGGACTCCAGGCGGGGCTCCCGTTGTAAAGTCCTTCTCCGGTCAGTCGGCGGAGGTTGGAGCCATCATCCTGCATGAGGAAAACCTGGGGCCCCCCCTCCCGGTCTGAGGTGAAAGCAATCTGACTTCCATTCGGATTCCAGCATGGTTCGGTGTTGATGCCAATGCCATCCGTCAAGCGGCGAACCCGGTTATTGACCATGTCCATGACCATAATATCTGTGTTTCCCCGACGGTCACCCTGAACAAAGGCGAGACGATTACCATCGGGCGACCAGACGGGGGACGAAAGCATGCTGCCTGAAGCACCGCTCGGGTAGAGCTTCTCGTGGGGACCGTCTTTACGACGCTGGCCCCAAATTTCTGGTGCACCACCTTTGTAGGTCAAGTACGCCAGGCGTCCATCTCCGGCTACAGAAGGAGCAAGGGTCAAGCTGCCGTGATGTGTGAGTTGCACCAGGCCCATGCCATCTCGGTCCACCTGGAAGATTTCTTTCACATTTCGTGAAACTTCGCGCACGAATACGATTCGGCTGGAGGCCACTCCCTTTTCACCCGTGAGACGGCCCACCAGATCATCGGCCAGATAGTGCGCGAGGTAGCGCAGAGGCACGATCTTGTTGGCATTGTAGGTGCGCGTGAACACGCCCTTTTCCGCGGCGGTGTCGAGAGCCGAGGCCTCCAACTGCAGATCGCCGTTAGGGGCCTTGGTCAGCTTTGCGCTCAGCAGCCACTGGGCACCCGCTTCCTTCCAGGCCTTGGCCGGTGCCCCATCGGCGGGCAGCCGCTCGGCGAGCACGGCGATGACGCCCGTTTCATCCAGATCCTTCTTGAGCACAGCGGTGAAATCCGAGGCCACGGTGGCACCATCCAGACCCGTGGTTTTGGGCGACGTCATGGCCAGCACAAGCTTGGCGCTGCTGGTGGCGCTCAGCACCACCTCGGTCTGCTGGGCCTGAAGCCCTGTAACCAACCCCGACGCCGCCAGGGCGAACAGGAAGGTCCGAATGAGGAATCGCGGCATGGCATCTCCGGGCCTGGGGGGACTTCCAGGGTATCAGATGAGTGGTTCCAGGCCGTGTCCGGGTTCCCCGTCCCATTTCTTGAGCCAATCAAGCAATGCGACATTCAATGGCGGAATGGGCAAGCGGGCAATCTCAGTGGCGCGGAACCACCCCCAGGCCAGCTCCGTTCCAGGCAGGCCCTCTGCCTCCACGACGTAGGCATGCATGCGCACAGAGCCTTCGAGCGTGGGCCCCGCTTCGAGGCTTGTGAGTTCCGTTCCGGTTTCCTCACGCCACTCGCGACGAAGGGCCTGTTCCGGGGTTTCACCGGTCTCCACCTTGCCGCCTGGGAATTCCCACAGACCTGGGAGCACCGGATTACCGGGGTCGCGGCGCTGCAGGAACCAGCGGCCATCGCTGCACAGCAGCGCCACCGCGACGTCCTTCATGCGTCCTCACCGGCCAGGCCGCCCTCCGCAGCCAGCTGGGCCAGACGATCCGCATAGCGGCGGCGGAGGGTCTCCACCCAAACCGGCTTGAGGCGCCCGTAGGCAGGCCGGAGCTCCGCTTCCACCCAGGCTCTCAGGGCTTCCATGGAGACGCAGGCATCGAGGCTGTGGCGCAGCGAATCCCGCAGGCCTTCGTCCACTTGTTGAAGCGCGGCCACTGGGGCGTAGCTGATGCGATGCACCGGGCTCACACCCAGCGCTGCAATCTGGGTGCGGTGCAGCGCAGTGCCATAGCCCTTGTGCTGGGCGAACCCGTAGCCCGGGTGGCGTTCCTCCAGCTCGATCATCCTCGCATCGCGGTGCGCCTTGGCCAGGATGCTGGCCGCGCCGATGGCGCAGCTGAGGGCATCGCCATCCACCACCAGGCGCTCGGGCAGCCCGGTTTTCGGCCCCCGGTTGCCATCCACGAAGAGGATCCGCGGGCGAAGGGACAGATTCGCCACGGACTGTCGCATGGCCATCAGCGTCGCCTCCAGGATGTTCTCCCGGTCGATGGTCATGGCATCCAGCTCCGCGATGCCGTAGGCGGGCAGGATGGCCTTCAGCTCCTGGGCCAGCACTTCCCGCCGCTCGGGTTTCAACTGCTTGCTGTCCCGCACGCCCCTCAGCACATGGCCCCATTTCTTCACGGTCTCAGCGTCCAGCACCGCGCAGGCCGCCACCACGGGACCGGCCCAGGCCCCGCGGCCGGCTTCATCCACGCCGCCCCAGGCCACGCCGGGCGGCACATTGCCGAGGTCCCAATCGAGGGGATTGATCACGACTGCCATCGTCCCCCCTTCAACATTTCAGGGACTCCCAGGCAATGAGCCAAGTCAACCCGGATCCGGATCGAGCTTGGCGCTGCGGGGCAGCGTCAAGTGACCAGGCCGGACCGGGTTGAAGCCAGTTCAGCATTTCAGGGATTCCCAGGCAATGAGCCAAGTATCCATCACTCCGCGAAAATGGCTGCGGTGCGGCCCAGGACGATAGATGGCCTGGATGGGGATATGGGCCCAGCGCAGCTTCCAGTCAGCGGCTTTCATCGCAATTTCCATCTCGATGGCAAAGCCCGTGGCGCGCAGATCCAGCCGGTCGAGCACCTTCTTGCGGATCAGGCGGAAGCCGCTCTGGCTGTCCTCCCAGGTCACGCCCGCGATGCGGCCCAGGGTCCAGGTGCCCAGGGCATTGGTGCGCCAACGTTTGGCGGGGATCTTTGCGCGATCCAGGAAGCGTGAGCCGATGAGGAAATCCGCGTCGGGGCGGACCATCAGATGATCCAGGAAGCGCTGGAAGTCTGCCGGGTCGTGCTGGCCATCAGCATCGAGGAAGAGGTAGAAATCGAAGGCATCGCTTTTAAGGTGCGCGATGCCGGCACGCATGGCCTGGCCCTTGCCCCCGCCCTTGCCGGGCTCCAGACGCAACACCTCGGCCCCTGCAGCCCTGGCCACGGCGCCCGTGCCATCGCTGGATCCGTCATCCACCACCAACACGCGATGAAGGCCGAAGGGCTTGAGGCCCTCCAGCACCGGAGCGATGTGGTCGGCTTCGTCGTGGGCGGCAATGATCGCGGCGATCCTCACCGGCGACCGCCCCGCTTCAATGGCCCGGGCCAAGGCTGTCCATAGGAAGCCGCGAAAGCCGAACGCTGGCCAAGGCTGGCACGAACCTCCGGCACCAGTCGGTAACTGCGCTCTGGGCTTTCGGCCACGTCCACGGTGGTTTCAAACACGCGTCCCCGATCCGCCGCCAGCACCTGCACCTGGCCGCCAGGACCCGGCTCCGCCAGCCCCCGCTGAACATCCGAGGAAGATGTGGTACGCCAGCCATCCACCGCGAGGATCTCCATGCCGTAGCTCAGTCCGGCTGCGGCGGCGGGGCTGCCTGGAATCACGTTGAGGACGCTGGCGCCCTGCGGGGCCACGACCAGGCCTGTCCAGGCCTTCGCGCGCCGGACGGCGGCAGGATCCTCACGATCTTCGGGAGAGAGCTTCTCCCAGGCGGCCTGAGCCTCCAGCTTTATACCGAAGGCGCGCGTGAGAAGGGCACCGTCCAGTTCTGCGCGACCTGAAATGTAGGCGCTCCAGAAGGGTTCGGGAGCCTTGCCGGAGAGTTCCTGGAAGGCTTTTCGCACATCACCGTCACAGAGGCCGTTTTCGCCATGCCTTGTCCAAAGCAGGCGGAAGAGCTCCGGCAACCCGGCTTTGCCGCGGCTGCCTTCGCGCAGCGCCGCATCCATGAGCCAGGCCACCATCTCGCCCTTGTCGTAGTAGCTGATGGAGCTGTTGGGGCTGAATTCGTGGGCCTTGTAGAGGCGGATCCAGGCGTCCCAGCTGGATTCCTCCAGGCTCTGCTCCAAACGGCCAGGGCGTTGCGTTTGCTCGCTCCAGCAGCGGGCCAGCTCTTTCGAGGTGTGGCTCCATGGCACCACCCCGGCGCGCAACACGATCAGGTGTTCCATGTACGAGGTGAGACCCTCGTGGAACCAGAGCATTTTCGTAGGGTTTTCCTGGCTGTAATCGAAGGGGCCGAGCACGGTGTCGTGCAGGCGCTTCACGTTCCAGGCGTGGAAGAATTCATGGGCCGCCAGCTGGTAGAGGCTGTAGTAGCCCTCGGGCTTGTCGAAGGCGTGGCTGTCGGCGATGAGGCTGGTACAGTCCTTGTGCTCCAGCCCGCCCCGCAGCCTGGGCGTGAAGGTGAAGAGGAACACATAGCGCTTGAAGGGGAAGCCGCCAAAGATGGCGCCTGCGGCTTCCACGATCTTCTGGGTGGCCGTGGTGATGCGGCCTTCGTCGCCGTTATGGTCACCCGTGAAGGCCAGCTCGAAGGTGGTGCCACCGCTCTTGAAACGCCGACTCCGGAACGAGCCCAGCTCAAATGGTGAATCGATGAGGGTGTCGAGGTCCGCAGCCAGGCAGGCGCCCTGCTTCTGCGGGAGCGAGGAAGCCACTTTCCAGTCGGCGGGGAAACCCTCGAAGCGCACCTCGTAGGGCCGGTCCGGCTGCCCCTCCAGGTAGAGGAAGGTCGCGGCGGGGATGATCTGGGCGTGGGTGGCATCCACATGGTTGGTGCGCACGGTGAGGTCGTTGCCGTAGACGCGGTAACGAAGGGTCAGATCGCCTTTTGATGCGGACAGCTGCCAGCGCTGCTTGTCCAGCTTCTCCAGGGGCTGCTCTCGGCGGCCATCCTGGCGACGCACCCGGTCCACAAATCGCGCGTAGTCACGCACCAGGTAGGAGCCCGGCGTCCAGGCCGCCATGGCCGCCACACCGCCCTCCCGCAGGGCTTCCGCGGGAAGGACGAGCTCCACTTCAACCAGATGCTGGGCCAGGTCCAAGGGACGCAGGGTGGCCCGGATGGGCGCAAGTTTGCTCATGGACCGCCTCAGCCCAACGCGCCGTGGAGCCAGCGCCGCGTGGCCCAGGCGATCTCCGCATCGGTGATCTGGTAGTTCGGATCGCGGAGTTTCTCCTCGATGAGCGAACCCACCAGGGACGTGAACAGCAGCACCTCTTTGCGGGCCATGTCCAGACTGGTGCCGAAGACGTGGTTCATGAAGAGCCCCAGGGGACTGAGGCCCCGCTCCACCAGAGGCATGAGGTCGCGGAAGTTGGAATCCGGGGAAGGCACGGCGATGGAGCGCAGAATGAAGCCGGTGAACTCCTGGCTTTCCAGCAGCAGGCCGAGGTAGGAGCGGGACAGCTGCAAGCAGGCGGCTTCAACGGCCTCCCGGCCCTTCACAGGCTCCGCGAGGAGGGGCGCCACCATGGCCTGAATGCGAGCGGCCATGCTGGAAAGCGAGACCAGGCAGAGCTGCCGGAACAAGCCCTCCTTGCTGCCGAAGTGGTAATAGAGGGTCGGCTTGGATACACCGGCTTCCTCGGCGACTTCCTTCACCTGGACACCGTCGTAACCCTTGGCCGCGAAGTGCGACAAGGCGGACAGCAGCAACCGGGCCTTGAGGTCTCCCTGAGCGCTGAGGCGCTCCAGGGCCGCATGGAAGCTGCCGTGGGCGCCCACGCCAAGGGCCTCGGGCCCGAAGACGGGCACCATCTCTTTGAGACCATGGTCTGGAACGGTGGACATAAGCTGCCTCTGAAGTGCCTTCAGCATGCCACGAATGGACTTACTGGGGGTCAAACCACCTAGTGGACCGCAGACCGCCAGGGCAGGGATTGGATGACCTCCGCCTCCCGGTCCAGCCACCAATCCAACCGGGTGGCGGCCTCCGCGCCAAAGCGCTCCTCGGCCAGGCTGCGATAACCCAGGGCGTGCCCGGCCTCGCAGCGCTCCAGTTCCAGCAGAAAAGCCAACCAGGCCGTGGACCCCAGCTCGGGATGGCTGGCTCCGGCCCGTTCCAGCAACCACAGGCGTTCGCAGCTGCGAGCCTCGATGAGGGCGGCGATGAGCAGCCGGTCCAGCAGGCCCTTGGCCGCCTGCTGGTGCAACGCCTTGGCGTAGGCGTTGCCGCCATCGGGCCGCAGCGGCCAGCCGAAGGCCATCAGCGCTTCCAGCACCCGCCGGTAGTGGTTCAGTTCCTCCTCCGCCAGCCGCGCCAGCAGCACCGAGGCGCGCGGGATCTCAGCGAGGTGCAGGCTCAGGTTCAAGGCATTCAGCGCCGCCTTCTTTTCATTGTGGGCATGGTCCGACAACAGGGCGGCGGGATCGGCCAAAGCCGCCTCGGCCCAGGCGGCGGGCGTTTCCGCGCGGAGCGGCAGGGGCGGTTTGAATCCAGTCATGGTCGTTCTCCCAGCACGGCATTCAGACCCAGGGCCAAGGCGATGACCGAGCCGCCCACCATGAGCCGCGACCAGGCCACCGGCTCATGGAAGATGAGGCCCGAAGCCAGAATGGCCAGGGGAATCTTCATGTTGTTGAAGATGGCCAGGGTGCCCAGATCGGTGCGGCGGGCCCCGGCATTGAACAGGAAGAAGCCCAGACCCGAGGCCACCACGCCCAGGTAGACCAGCACCCAGCCCTGGCGGAGCGTCAGGCCCAGCACTTGATGCCAGTGGAATGAGGGCGCCGCCATGGCCACCGCCACCGCGCTCGCCCCCAGGTAGAGCAGCCCCATGAGCTGATGATCCGATTTGCCCGAGGCGGGCGCGACCCGGCGGTAGAGCACCTGGCCCAGGGCGAAGCAGAAGTTCGCGCCCTGCATGAGGAGAAAGCCCCACAACAGGCCAGTGCGTCCCAGTCCCGTCCAGACGCAGATGCCCGTGCCGAGAACGGCGATGGAGGCCACCACGAGGAAGAACCAGGAGCGCCGCCCTTCCAGCAGATCGCCCACCAGGGTGACGAAGAGCGGCGTGAAGATGGTGAACAGCGCCACCTCCGAGGACTGCAGCCAGCGGAAGGAGGCGATGTAGAGCAGGTACATCAGGCCGAACTGCAGGGCGCCGATGCCCAGGAAACCGAGAATCTGACGCGGTTTCAGCCCCCCCACTCGGAGAAAGGGCAGAAACACCAGGGCCGCCAGGAGGGTGCGAGCAGCCGTCACGAAGGGTGCCCCAAGACCGCTTACCTGGGCCGTGAGGCCGAAGGAGAGGGCCCAAAGCACGGAGACGAGAAGAAGCAGCAGCATGATGAATCCGCCCGTGCTAGCCGAGGCTGCGCCCCAGCCGGAGGAAGATCTCCCGCCAGGGTTCCGGCAAGGCCTCGGCATCCCGGGCGATGGTGGCCTCGTCCCCCCGCACAAAGGGACCTGTGCGGCCCGCGAGGCCCCGCTCCGCTACGTTGCGCAGGGTGGCCTCCGCGAGGGGCAGCAGGCCCCGCCCTGGCAGCGCCACGCCCTGGGCGCGCAGGAGCGCTTCCGCCCCGAGCCACAGGGTGGCCGCGTGGCCCGAGGTGAGTACTGCGGCCGCGTGGTAGAGGGGCTTCAACTCCCCGGGCAGGTCGAAGGCTGCGAAGCCCAGGTCGCCAAAGGCCCGGCGCAGATCATCGGGCACGGCTCCGGTCATCGCCACGGGGGTTCCAGTCCAATCTCGGGCGCGACCATCAAAGCTGGTGAGGGGGTGCGCGCAGGGCACATCCGTCAGATGCAGGCTTCCCGCCAGATGCACACAACGCCCGGGGAAGTGGGCCGCCAGTTCGGCCACGGCCCGGTCCGGCACCGCCAGTAGCACCAGGCCCTGAGGCCGGGCCTCATGATCCAGCAGCATCGTCCGGTCACCCCAGGCCTCCGCCAGTGCGCAGCCCGCGCGGCCCCGGCCCAGGATGGTGAAGGCGACACTCATGGCAACAGTGTTGCGTACATCCGCCCCTCCCTCCTCTGGACTGACATTCTCTACACTCAGCCCATGCCACAGCCTTCCCGTCAAACCCCGTCCACGCATTGGGCCCTGCCGCCCGAGGTGCCCTGGCCGCGGTTCCTGCGCCTGCTGAGGCAACCGGATCCGCCCAGGGGCTGGCTCGAACTCGCGGCGGACCTGCCGGACCTGCGGAAACGCCCCCTGCTGCTGCGGTGGATCGCCCAGCATCCCAAGGCCCCGGCCCACCTGCGCTCACGCCTGCTGGCACGTCTGCCCTGGCGCGCCCTGGCGGCCGTGGCCACGGATGCCGCCGCCCACCCCCAGGCGCGGCAGCAGGCCACGGAAAAGCTGCAGCAGCTCTGGGCCGTGATGACCTCGGGCGAGCGGCGCAGCCTGGCGCTCCATGCGCCCAGGCCTTTGTGGCACCTGGTGTGGAAGGCTCCGTCGCTGGGCGTTCTTTCGGCCTTCCTGCAGAACCCAAAGCTGGGCTTGGAGGCCCTGGTGGCACTCATCCAGCCGCCGTTGCGGCCTGCGCAGGCCGAGGCCCTGGCTGAGTCCCGCTGGCGTGAATCCGGCCCCGTGGCCGGGCAGGTGCTCCAGGCCCTGGACCGCAGCCTGGGCCTGCCCGACTCCGGCCTCGCCCTGGGCCACGCTGCCCCGTGGATCAAGGCCCTCGACGAAGAGACCCGCATCCTCGTGGCCAGCCGCATCCTGACTCCCGCCCTGCGCCGCATGGCGCATCCCCGGCGCGAAGAAACCTGACCACAGAAAAGAGCAGATTGGCCGCAGATGAACACAGATTCACACGGATAAAAGACCGATTAGCCGTTCATCCGTGTTTATCGGTGTTCGTCCGTGACAAAAAAGCATGGCTGAACATGGACGTTGAATCCGCCTCAGGCGCGCTTCAGCACCTCGGCCACGCAGCGCTCGATGCCCACGAAGACATCGCTCAGGCGCGCATCGTCGAACATGTAAGCGGGGGTGGTCACCAGGTTGAGCGATTCATCCACCACGATCTCCCGGGCGCTGGGGGTGTCCTGGTGCAGGTGGCCCAGGCGGCGGATGGCGTCGGCGCAGCCAGGATCGCCCCCCAAGGTCAGGCGGGCGGTGCGGTGGCCCGCGAGGGCGATGGCCACCAGGGCGGGCGCGACGCAGATGGCGCCCACGGGTTTCTTCGCATCGAAGAAGGCCCGGATGAAGGCCACCACGTCGGGGCGGGCCTGGGCTTCGGGCCCCTTGAAGGCGAAATCGCAAAGGTTCTTGGCCACGCCAAAGCCCCCGGGCAGAACCAGGGCATCGTAATCCTGGGCATTGGCCTGGGCCAGATCCAGGCACTGCCCCACCCGGGCGATGCGGCTGGCCTCCTCCAGAATGTTGCGGGTGGCCCCGGGCGTGGGCTGGCCCGTGACATGGTTGATGACATGGTGCTGGTCGGCGTTGGGAGCGATGCACTGGAAGGCCGCGCCGTGCTGATCGAGGGCCAGCAGCGTCAGCACCGCCTCGCGCACCTCGGCGCCATCGAGATGGCCGGAACCGGCCAGCAGCACCGCAACCTTGAGCGTCTTCGCCATGGGAGCCTCCAGATGGATGGGTCGATTATCCATCGAAACCCATCCATCTAAACGGGCGGCCGCGGGGTGTGCACCTTTTCGATTAACCTGCCTCCATGCGCCTTTCCTCCCGCCTGCCGCAGGGCTTTGAGCCCAACGCCCTCTCAGCCACCTTGGCCCACCTCAGGGCGGAGGGCAGGCCGGTGCTGGATCTCACGGGATCCAATCCCACCCGCTGCGGTTTCGACTACCCCGAGGAGGAGATCCGCGCCGCGCTGTCGCAGCCTTCGGTACTGGCCTACGATCCCGATTCCCGCGGGGCGCGGAGCGCCCGGGAGGCCATTGCCAGGCATCACGGCCAGGGCCTGCGGGCGGATGAGTTGCAGCTGACCGCCTCCACCAGCGAAGGCTACGGCCTCCTCTTCAAGCTGCTGGGCGATCCCGGCGACGAGGTGCTGGTACCCAGCCCCAGCTATCCCCTCTTCGATTGGCTGGCGCGGCTCGAGGGCCTGAGCGCCCGCACCGTGCCCTCCTACTTCCATGAGCGCTGGCACCTGGATCTCGGTGCCCTGGAGGCGGCGGCATCCCCGCGCACACGGGCCCTGGTCGTGGTCAATCCGAACAACCCCACTGGACATTTCCTGTCCATCTCGGAATGGCACAGCCTGACGGAGCTGTGCGCCCGAAGGGGCCTGGCCTTGCTGGTGGATGAAGTCTTCGCCGACTACGCACTGGAACCACCCGCCGATCGGCTGGCCTCGGCCCTGCTCGAAGCAGAGCCCCCCTGCCCCGTGTTCCTGCTCTCAGGCCTCAGCAAGGTGGCCGCCCTGCCCCAGTTGAAGCTGGGCTGGATCGCCGTGCGCGGGCCCGGAGCCGCGGCGCATCTGGAGGCCCTGGCCTTCCTGGCCGATCAGTATCTATCCGTGTCGGCCCCGGTGCAGACCGCTGCGCCCCGACTGCTGGAGTTGGCCCCCGGCATCCGCCAACAGATCCGCCACCGCCTTCAAGCGAATCTCGCCAGCCTCGATCAGGCCCTGACAGCTCATCCACGCCTGTCCCGGCTGCCCGTGGAGGGGGGCTGGTCGGTGCTGCTGCGACGGCCCGCCGTGGATGCCGACGAGGTCTGCGCCTTGCGGTTGCTGAACGAGGCCGGGGTCCTGGTGCATCCGGGCTCCTTCTTTGACCTGCCTGGCGACAGGCATCTGGTGCTCAGTCTG
This sequence is a window from Geothrix sp. PMB-07. Protein-coding genes within it:
- a CDS encoding DUF2520 domain-containing protein — its product is MSVAFTILGRGRAGCALAEAWGDRTMLLDHEARPQGLVLLAVPDRAVAELAAHFPGRCVHLAGSLHLTDVPCAHPLTSFDGRARDWTGTPVAMTGAVPDDLRRAFGDLGFAAFDLPGELKPLYHAAAVLTSGHAATLWLGAEALLRAQGVALPGRGLLPLAEATLRNVAERGLAGRTGPFVRGDEATIARDAEALPEPWREIFLRLGRSLG
- the elbB gene encoding isoprenoid biosynthesis glyoxalase ElbB; the protein is MAKTLKVAVLLAGSGHLDGAEVREAVLTLLALDQHGAAFQCIAPNADQHHVINHVTGQPTPGATRNILEEASRIARVGQCLDLAQANAQDYDALVLPGGFGVAKNLCDFAFKGPEAQARPDVVAFIRAFFDAKKPVGAICVAPALVAIALAGHRTARLTLGGDPGCADAIRRLGHLHQDTPSAREIVVDESLNLVTTPAYMFDDARLSDVFVGIERCVAEVLKRA
- a CDS encoding pyridoxal phosphate-dependent aminotransferase; amino-acid sequence: MRLSSRLPQGFEPNALSATLAHLRAEGRPVLDLTGSNPTRCGFDYPEEEIRAALSQPSVLAYDPDSRGARSAREAIARHHGQGLRADELQLTASTSEGYGLLFKLLGDPGDEVLVPSPSYPLFDWLARLEGLSARTVPSYFHERWHLDLGALEAAASPRTRALVVVNPNNPTGHFLSISEWHSLTELCARRGLALLVDEVFADYALEPPADRLASALLEAEPPCPVFLLSGLSKVAALPQLKLGWIAVRGPGAAAHLEALAFLADQYLSVSAPVQTAAPRLLELAPGIRQQIRHRLQANLASLDQALTAHPRLSRLPVEGGWSVLLRRPAVDADEVCALRLLNEAGVLVHPGSFFDLPGDRHLVLSLLTGEGSFREGLARILALL